The following DNA comes from bacterium.
GGCGATGGGTACTCACCGGCAGCAATTAATCCGGCCGGATGGGCCATATCAACCATAAACAACGCCCCGACTTCATCGGCAATCGCGCGAATAGCCTCAAAATCGATCTTTCTTGGATAGACAGTCGCCCCGGAAACGATTAACCTTGGTTTATGCTGCTTGGCAAGATCGCGCATCTCATCGTAGTCGATTAGCTCGGTGTCCTGACGAACGCCGTAGGGAACGACATTATAAAGTTGCCCTGAGAAGTTGACGGGACTGCCGTGGGTAAGGTGACCACCATGCGCCAAGCTCATTGCCATATAAGTATCGCCGGGTTTGAGAACGGCAAAATAAACCGCCATATTGGCCTGCGCGCCTGCATGCGGCTGAACATTTGCATGCTCTGCCCCAAAAAGCTCTTTGACACGCTCTATCGCCAGGTTCTCGACGACATCCATATTCTCACAACCGCCATAATAGCGCTTGCTGGGATAGCCTTCCGCATACTTATCGTTCATCACCGAGCCAACCGCTTCCAACACCGCCTTGCTGGCAACATTTTCGGATGCGATAAGTTCGAGATTATGCTCCTGACGATCTTTTTCAGCTTCAATAATCGCAAAAACTTCCGGATCGACCTGAGCAAGATCGGCTGTCCGCCGTCGAAGAACTGTTGTGTCCATATTAAGCAAATCCATTCACAAACTCCTTAGCGCGAATTGCTGCAAATTATACTTCACAAGGCATTTCATTGGCAGAGGGAAACTAATTAACTTGTGAGACCTGCCAGTGCTCATTGACCCATAAGCCAATAACCGTCACCGAAAGTTCCCAGGATGAAACCACTTCAACTGCTTTCCTAATCATTTCAAGATGTTCTTCATTAGAAACAG
Coding sequences within:
- a CDS encoding serine hydroxymethyltransferase — protein: MDTTVLRRRTADLAQVDPEVFAIIEAEKDRQEHNLELIASENVASKAVLEAVGSVMNDKYAEGYPSKRYYGGCENMDVVENLAIERVKELFGAEHANVQPHAGAQANMAVYFAVLKPGDTYMAMSLAHGGHLTHGSPVNFSGQLYNVVPYGVRQDTELIDYDEMRDLAKQHKPRLIVSGATVYPRKIDFEAIRAIADEVGALFMVDMAHPAGLIAAGEYPSP